A window of Microbacterium hominis genomic DNA:
TACCACTACTACTGGTTCCGTGATCAGGATGCCGCGGCCGAAGACAGCGCGAACACCGCGCTCCACTACTTCGGCAACCAGGACCCCGGGGCGTTCGTGAGCATCTCCGGCGGCGGCGTGATGGAGAACGCGCCCCACCCCGACGAGGCGCAGCAGTTCCTCGCGTTCATCGCGGGGGAGCAGGGCCAGACCATCCTCGGCGAGGGGTACAGCTTCGAGTACCCCGTCGCCTCCGACGTCCCCGCGAAGGACCCGCTTCCCCCGCTCGCCGAGCTCGACGCTCCCGTGATCGACCCCTCCACCCTCAACGGGCCCGCGGTGATCGAGCTCATGACGGAAGCCGGACTCCTCTGACCCAGATCCAGGCGCGGACTTCCGCGCGTCGCCCGCGCGACCGGCGACCACCGACGGGGTTGGTGGTCGTCGTCGCGCTGCTCGCGCTGGGCGCGCTCATCCCGATCGGGTACGTCGTCGAGTCGGCGATCGCGATGGGGTGGGACCAGCTGTCGGCGCTCGTCTTCCGGCCGAAGGTGGCCGACCTCCTGGTCAACACCGTGCTGCTGGTGGTCATCGGGGTGCCGGCGACGGTGGTCGTCGGAGTCTCGGGAGCGTGGCTGGTGGAGCGCACCACCCTTCCGGGCAGGGGCGTGCTGCGGGTGGCGTTCGCCGCGCCGCTGGCCATTCCCGCCTTCGTCGCCAGCTACGGGTGGGCCAGCGCCATCCCGTCGATGAATGGGCTCTGGGCAGCGGTGCTGATCGCCACGCTCGCGTACTTCCCCCTGGTCTACCTGCCGGCGCTCGCCGCGATCCGGGGGCTCGATCCCGCGCTCGAGGAGTCGGCGCGGACGCTCGGGATGGGCTCGTGGGCGGTGTTCTTCCGGGTCGTCGTGCCGCAGCTGCGTCTTGCCGTGCTCGGCGGGGCGCTGGTGGTCGCGCTGCACCTGCTCGCCGAGTACGGCGCGTTCGCCTTCGTGCGCTTCGACACGTTCACGACGGCGATCGTCGTCGCCTACGAGAGCATGTTCGCCGGCCCCAACGCGGCAGCCCTCGGCCTTGTGCTCGCGGTGCTCTGCCTCATCCTGCTGGGCGCCGAATCGCTCGCCCGCGGGCGAGCCCGCTACGCGCGGGTCGGCGGCGGATCCCCGCACCCGCCCGCCCTGCTCCGCCTCGGCCGGTGGACCGTCCCCACGCTCGCCGCCGTCGCGCTGCTGCTGGTCGGCGCCCTCGTCGTGCCGCTCGCGAGCGTCGCGCGCTGGCTGACGCGCGCCGAGGCGGAGGCCTTCGCCGGCGTCGGGATCGCCGCGGTGCAGACGCTCGGACTGGCCCTCGCCGGGGCGCTCTGCACGATCGCGGTCGCCCTGCCGTTCGCGTGGCTCGCAGTGCGGTATCCCGGCCGGCTCTCCCGGGTGCTGGAAGGCGCGGCGTACCTCGCGAGCAGCCTTCCGGCCATCATCGTGGCGCTGGCGTTCGTGTCGGTCACCCTCGCGTTCGCACCCGGCCTCTACCAGACGGCGTTCACCGTCGTGGCGGCCTATGTCGTGATCTTCCTGCCGCGCGCGCTCGTGCCCCTCCGGGCGGGGCTCTCGCAGGTGCCCGAATCCCTCGAGGAGGCCGCGCGCGCCCTCGCCGTGCCGCCCGCGGCCGCCCGGATGCGGGTGACCGCGCCGCTGCTGCTCCCGGCGATCGGCGCCGGCGGCGCGCTCGTGGCGCTCGGGGCGGCCAACGAGTTGACCGCGACGCTGCTGCTCGCACCCACGGGCACCAGCACCGTGGCGACGAGCTTCTGGTCGGCGGCATCCGCCCTCGACTATCCGACCGCGGCGCCGTACGCCGTGCTGCTCGTGCTGATGTCGGTGCCGGCGGTCGCGCTCATGTTCACGCACGCGACGGGGAGGACCCTGCGATGACGCTGCGACTGCAGGGAGTGTCGAAGTCGTTCGGCGGCACCGAGGTGCTGCAGGATGTCTCGCTCGAAGTTCCGCGGGGCACACGGCTGGCGCTGGTGGGCGCCTCGGGAAGCGGCAAGACCACGCTGCTGCGCCTGGTCGCCGGCTTCGTCGACCCCGACGGCGGGATCATCCGACTGGGCGACGACGAGCTCGCCGGCAACGGGCGCTCGATCCCCACCCACCGTCGCGGCATCGGCTACGTCGCGCAGGACGGCGCGCTGTTCCCGCACTTGTCGGTGGCCCGCAACATCGCGTTCGGGCTGCCCCGCGGCTCGCACCGCAAGGCCCGCGTGCGGGAGCTGCTGGAACTGGCATCCCTGCATCCCGATCTCGCCGACCGCATGCCGCACGAGCTCTCCGGAGGGCAGCAGCAGCGCGTGGCCCTCGCGCGCGCCCTCGCGCAGCGGCCGAGCGTCATCCTGCTCGACGAGCCGTTCAGCGCCCTGGACACGGGGCTGCGCTCGGCGACCCGCGATGCGGTCGTCGACGTGCTCGAGCGCAGCGGCGTGACTGCGGTGCTCGTCACCCACGACCAGCACGAGGCCCTCTCGTTCGGCCACCAGGTCGGCGTGCTGTCGGGCGGCCGGCTCGTGCAGTCCGGCGACCCGATGGCCGTGTACGACGCTCCGATCGACGCGGATGTCGCCGTCTTCCTCGGGGATGCCCTCGTGATCCCCGCGCGCGCCCATTCCGAGGGCGTCGACTGCGGCTTCGGGCGGCTCACCGTCCGTCACGACCTCTCCGGCGGTGCCCGGCGCGTGCAGGCGATGGTGCGACCCGCGCAGCTGCGCGTCGCGGCAGCCGCCCACGGCGCCGCGGCAACGCTCGCACCGGTCGCCAACGGGTTCGTGACCGCCCTCCGGCCCGCCGGGTCCACCGCCGACATCCGGCTGCGGGTGGGCGAGGGGGAGTTCCTCACGGAGTTCGGCTACCGGGTGCCGCAGCACCGCGCCACCGCGTTCGCGCCCGGCACGGCGGTGCGGGTGATCGTCGAAGGCGGCGTGGTGCTCTACGCCGCGCAGGGCGAGCCCGGCGCCGGCCATCGCACGGTCACGCCCGAAGCGACTCCGGCGACTCCGCGGACGGCCGCGACGGCATAGCCCGCCGCAGCCGCGACGCGGCGCGCGTGAGCCACCCGGCCGACACGAGGTAGAGCCGGTAGGCGGCCATGCCGACGACGAACGAGAGCAGCGTGCCGAACCACGGAGCGCTCTCCTCGAACGGCGGGTACACCTGCCAGTGCGTGAGGTAGACGAAGAAGGATGCCGCGGCGACGGAGGTCACGAGGGGAATCGTGACCCGGGGGAGCGGGATGGCCCGAATCCACACCAGCACGAGGATGCCGCCGGCAACGATCGCCTCGCGCCAGGGGTCGCCGAAGAATCCGAAGGTCGTCACGACGGCGGCCGCCGAGACCAGCACGCGGCGCAGGGTCGTGTCGGCTCGGGCGATCAGCCATCCGAGGGCGACCAGCCACACGACGACCGGGGCGGCGTAGCGCTCGACGTACTCCGCGGTGGGGCCGGCGATCGCGAAGCGCGCGACGAGCGCGGCCGCGAACACGACCGCGGCGAACGCGAACGGCGCGCGCCGTTCGAGCCGCTCGACGCGCCGCACCGAGAAGAGCGCCGCGATGCCCACGAACGACCACAGCACTGCTTCGAGGAACCAGAACTGCCACTGCTCGTTCCAGCGCCCGTCGCTGGGGACGAGATTGTTCACGAGGAGCGCCGTGGTCGGCGCGTACTGGCCCGTGATGAGGGCTACCGCCCCGATCCACAGCACCGCGGGCACGGCGAGCTGGAGGGCGCTGCGGCCGAGCCGCTGCAGCCGTGCGGTGCCGCCGGTGGGTGCCAGAGCGAACCGGGCGAGGTTGTATCCGGCCACGGCCAGCAGCAGGTGCGCCCCGCCCTTGAGGGAGAGGAGGTCGGCGTGGGTCGCCACGATCAGGAAGATGGCGACGGCGCGCAGCGCCACCGGGGTCTCGAGCCGCGTCCAGGTGAACCACGAGCGCGGGTCCCGCGTGAGCGGTCGGCGCGCGGCACGAGGTCGTCGCGCTGTGGAGGAGTCGCCGGCGCCGCCGCCGGTGGCGGACGGTGCTGCGGCCTCCGCGGAGCGTGCGGCGGCGAGCGCGGCCAGCTCGTGGGGCGTGCGGGTCGGCCAGTCGCGGGGGAGCGTGCCCACCAGCTCCTCGAGCCGCAGCGCGACCTCGACGTAGCTGAGCGAATCTCCGCACAGGCCCGCGAACGAGTCGTCGACGCCCGCGGCCGGCTCGCCCAGGAGCGCCCGGTAGAGGTCGCGGATCGTCTCGGGCGTCACGGCCGCGGTCGCCGCCGTGTCGGGATGCCGCGCCGCGGCGTCCTGGAGCTCCGCGACGCGCACCAGGGCGGCGTAGTCGCGCTTGCCGCTGGAGGTGCGCGGGAACTCGGCGACCACGTGCGCGCCGATCACGCGGGCCGGAAGCCCGATCAGCGCGGCCGCGCGCTCGCGCGCCCGTGCGGCGACCCGGTCCGTCGTCGCGAACAGCAGCAGTCGCTCGTCGGCGCTCGCCGCGCGCACCTCGATGCCCTCCTCCGCGAGCAGCTGCTCGACGCGGTCGAGGTCGAGGCGCAGGCCGAACACCTTCACGAAGCGGTTCATGCGCCCGACGATCTCGTAGAGGCCGTCGGTGCGCAGGCGCGCGACATCCCCGGTGCGCAGCTCGGTCAGCGTGGGCCCGAGCGCGAAATCCGCGGGGTCGGAGGCGTACCCCATCATCACGTTGGGGCCTTCGTAGACGAGCTCTCCCGACTCGGCGCCGCCTTCCGCGTCGATGCGGAACGAGCCGCCCGGGATCGGCTGACCGATCGCGCCCGCGTGCGTGGCGGCGAGCTGCGGCGGCAGGTAGGCCATGCGCGCGGTCGCCTCGGTCTGCCCGTACATGACGAAAAGGTCGAAGCCGCGCTGCGCGCCGCGGTGCGCGAACCGGCGCACCATGCCGGCATCCATCCGCCCACCCGCCTGCGTCACGTACCGCAGCGACGGCAGCTCAGCACCGGTGAAGCCGGTCGCCTCGAGCAGCTCGAACGTGTACGGCACCCCGGCGAACGAGGTCACCCGGTGCTCCCGGGCCCCGCGCCAGAACGCCTCGTCCGAGACGGAGCGCTCGGTGAGCATGAGGCTGGCCCCCGCCAGCAGGTGGCTGTTGACGACCGACAGCCCGTAGCAGTACTGGAGCGGCAGCGTGGTGGCGGCGCGGTCGGCCGGGGTGAGCCCGAGGTACTCGGCGATGGCGGCCGCGTTGCTGCGCACGTTCTCGACCGACAGGCGCACGAGCTTGGGCGATCCGGTCGATCCCGAAGTGCTCGCGAGCACTGCCAGCTCGGGGTGGAACTCGTGCCGGCTGCCGGGGCGGCGCTCCTCGAGCGCCCAGCCCCGCGAGCCGGAACCGGCCGTCACATCGGGATCGAATCGCTCGATGAGCGACGCGCGGTGCGCGCGGGCGGCTTCGTCGTCGCCGTCGGCGAAGAGAAGCACGGGATGCCCGCCCTCCATCGCCGCGAGATACGTCGCGATCGCGTCGACGGTGTTGCTCCCGGCGATCATCACGAGCCGGCGCACATCGCCGAGCGCGTCGCGCGTGTCCCGCACGCGCCGCTCCAGCTCGGCGTAGGTGAGCGCCCTGCCGTCGACGACGAGTGCCGGCGCGTCGGGCTCTCCGCCGAGCAGAGACAGGCCGAGGGCTGGCGCGGTCGAGGTCATGGGGGCGATGGTGGTTTTCTCCTGGGCAGGGCGTACGCGGGCGAGCGACGCGCGGTGCGAAGGTATGGCTAGCCTAACCTGACCACCCTGAGGATGCGATCTGAGATGACGGCCCGAGGCTCGGAAACGCAGCGCGGAGGCTGTTTCGCCCCGGACATAGCCGATCAGGCACCGTCGCTTCAAGGCCCTCCCACCCTCAGCCGTCGTCGCCCAGACTCGGGCGATGGCATTCATCGGATTCCACGCGTCTCACGAGCAGATCCCCCCGAGCGAGCTCCTCCAGGCGGTCCGGTCCGCGGAGGCCGCGGGCTTCGACGGTGCGATGTGCTCGGATCATCTGGCGCCCTGGAACCCCCGGCAGGGGGAGTCGGGCTTCGCCCTGAGCTGGATCGCCGCCGCCCTCGCTCTGACGGAGTTCCCGATCGGGATGGTCAACGCGCCGGGTCAGCGCTATCACCCGGTGATCGTGGCGCAGGCGTTCGCCACTCTCGAGGAGATGTTCCCCGGCCGCTTCTGGGCCGCACTCGGCAGCGGCGAGGCCATGAACGAGCACGTCACGGGCGATGATTGGCCGCCGAAGGACGTGCGCACCCGGCGACTCGGGGAGAGCGTCGACGTCATCCGCCGCCTGTTCGCGGGCGAGGAGGTCAGCCACGACGGCCTGGTCCGGGTGCATCGGGCGCGTCTGTGGAGCCGGCCTGCCACGCCCCCACCGCTCCTGGCGACGGCGGTGTCAGCCGAGACGGCCGCGTGGGCCGCGGGATGGGCCGAGGGCATCGCGACGGTCGCGCAGGAACCGGCCGCCCTCGAACGGCTTCTCGACGCCTACGGTTCGGCGGGCGGGCAGGGGCCGCGCGTGCTCCAGGTGCACGTGAGCATCGCAGAGACGGATGCCGAGGCGTACGCGATCGCGTCGGATCAATGGCGCAACGGTCTGGTTCCGCCGCCCCGGGCGTGGGATCTCGAGCAGCCCGAGCACTTCGACGCCGCCGTCGGCGAGGTCGACGAGGCGGAGCTGCGTCGGGCGGTGCTCGTCGACGACGACCCCGTCGCGCTCGCCGAGCGCGTGGCCGGCCTCGTCCGTCTCGGATTCGACCGGGTGTACCTGCACCACGTCGGACGCGACCAGCAATATTTCCTGGATGCCGCGGGCCGCAGCATCCTCCCCGCCCTGAAGGAGGCGCTGTGAAGATCACCGACACCAGCGATCTGTGGTGGAAGACCGCGGTCATCTACTGCCTCGACGTGGAGACCTTCCTCGACTCCGACGGAGACGGAGCGGGTGACCTGCAGGGCCTCGCGCAGCGGATCGACTACCTCTCGCAGGTCGGGGTCACGTGTCTGTGGCTGATGCCGTTCTATCCGACGCCCGACCGCGACGACGGGTACGACATCACCGACTTCTACGGCGTCGACCCTCGGCTGGGCACGCACGGCGACCTCGTCGAGGTGATCCGCACCGCGAACGACCGCGGCATGCGGGTCATCGTCGACCTCGTCGTCAACCACACCTCCGACCGGCATCCGTGGTTCCGGGCCGCCAAGCGCAGCGTGAACTCGCGATATCGCGACTACTACGTGTGGCGCGACGACGCTCCGCCGAAGGGGCAGAAGAACGCGGTGTTCCCCGGCGAGGCGAACGGCATCTGGACCCGTGAGGACACGTCGGGCCAGTGGTATCAGCACAGCTTCTACGAGCACCAGCCCGACCTCAACGTCGCCAACCCGCGCGTGCGCGACGAGCTCGCCCGGGTGATCGGCTTCTGGCTGCAGCTGGGGATCTCCGGGTTCCGCGTGGACGCCGTGCCGTTCTTCCTCGAGATGCCGCCCGGCGTCGACATCGCCGACCCGCACGACCTGCTGCGCGACATCCGCCGATTCCTGCAGCGGCGCTCCAGCGAGGCGATCATGCTCGGCGAGGTGAATCTGCCCTACGAGCAGCAGGTCGAGTACTTCGGCGGCGGGTCGGACGCGGCCGGCGAGCTGTCGATGCAGTTCGACTTCGTCGGGATGCAGGCCTTCTACCTCTCGCTGGCGCGCAGCGACCCCGCGCCCCTGATCGCGGCGCTCACGTCGCGCCCGACGCTGCCGCCGGAGGCGCAGTGGGCGAACTTCCTGCGCAACCACGACGAGCTGACGCTCGACAAGCTCTCCGAGGACGAGCGTCAGGAGGTCTTCGACGCGTTCGCGCCCGACGAGCGCCAGCGCGTGTTCGGGCGCGGGATCACGCGGCGGCTCCCGCCCATGCTCGGGGATCCGCGTCGCATCCGCATGGCCTACAGCCTGCTGTTCACCCTGCCCGGCACACCGGTGCTGTTCTACGGCGAGGAGATCGGCATGGGCGAGAACATCGACATTCCGGGGCGGGAGGCGGTGCGCACGCCCATGCAGTGGTCGGCCGACCGCAACGGCGGGTTCTCGGAGGCCGCGCCGTCGCGCCTGGTGGCAGCCCCACCCGGAGACGGCTTCGCGCCCGAGCACGTCAACGTCGCGGCGCAGCTGGAGGACCGGGAGTCGCTGCTCCACTTCTTCCGGGACCTCACGGCCCGCTATCGCATCTCGCCGGAGCTCGGCTGGGGCGAGCTGGAGGTTCTGGATCAGCCCGTGCCGGGGATCCTCGCCCATTCGCTCAGCGCCGACGTCGGGCGCATGCTCGCCGTGCACAACTTCGCCGACGTGCCGGCATCCACCTCGTTCGTCTTGGCGGACGAGCCCGAGGGGACGTGCCTGGTCGACCTGCTCGGCGCGGAGCGCATCCCGCTCGATGGGCGCGGGCGCGTCGACCTCGAGATGCCCGCCTACGGTTATCGCTGGCTGCGCGTGTCTCGTCCCGGGGACAGGCGCGTGACGTAGCGACGGGTCCGGGACACTAGCCGATGGATCGCCCTGGCGCCAGGGGTTCGTTCCCGGGGGTGCGCGTCGTAGTCTCACGTCATGTCGCTCGATTTCGCTGTGAGGATCGTCCTGCCGTGGCGACCCGCGCCGTCACGTCTGGACGCGTTCGACCGCGTGGTCGCGTGGTACCGGACGCAGTTCCCGGAGGTGCCGCTGCTGACGGTCGACAGCGGCGACGAGCCCTTCGTGCTCGCCGCCTGCCGTAACCGGACGATGGCCGCGGCCGCGCCCGATGAGGTCGTCGTCATCGGCGACGCCGACACGATCCCGGAGGCCGACGCCCTCCGCGCGGCCATCCGCGCGGCGCGCACGAGTGATCGGGTGCAGCTGCCGTACACGGAGTACCGGTGGCTCGGGCGCGCGGGTTCCGCCCAGTTCGCCGAGGGCGTGCCGCTCGCGCGCTGCGACCACGAGCTCGTGATCGGCGCGTGCTCGGGGGTCTACGTCGCGACACCGCGCACGTGGGCCGCTCACGGCGGACAGGACGAGCGGTTCCGCGGCTGGGGGTTCGAGGATGCCGCGTGGAACCTCGCCCACGAGACTCTCCTCGGCGGCCCGCCCGAGCGTCACGAAGGCCGCGTGTACGCGCTGTACCACGTCGGCGAGACGCGGGCGGGGGAGCAGTACGAGGCGAACGCCGCGCGGATGGAGCGCTATCGCGCCGCCGCGGGCGACCGCCGCGCGATGGCTCAGCTGGTCGGGCTGAGCGTGCCGGCGGGGCCTGCGGAAGGTGTGGGGGTCGAGGAGAGCGTCGCGTAGGCGAGTGACGGGCCCGGACGCGACCGCTGCTGCGCCGCCTCCGCGGCGAGGAGCCGGCGACCTGCCTCGAAGTGGTCTGCCAGGGTCATGACCGCCTCGTGAAGCTCCTCCACCGTGGCCGTGTTCGGGGCGAGCGAGATTCCCGCTCCGGTGCGCTCGATCGCGGCGGCGCCCGCGAACTGGTCCGTCGAGAACGGGAGCACGAGAAGCGGCACCCCCTGTCCCACCGCCTCCGTCACGGAGTTGTTGCCGCCGTGCGTGACCGCGAGGGATGCCGCGCCGAGCAGCCGAACCTGCGGCAGGAACTCGCGCACGAGCCACGTGTCGGGGATCTGCCCGAGGGCTGCCGGGGCCGTCGAGCCCGTCGCGATCGCCGCCCGCAGGCCCGCGCGTGAGATCGCGGCGGCCACCCGCGCGAGCACGTCGTCGCGCACCGACAGGAAGCTCCCGAAGCTCACGTACACGAAGGGGGTGTCGTCGGCGAGGAACTCCGCCACCTCGGCGTCGAGAGGCTCGTCCCGTCGCGTCGAGCCGAGGAACACGTGCGGGGGAATGCTCCGCCCGTCGCCCGCGGCGAGGAGTGCCGGGTAGTTGTACAGCACGGTGTCGCCGTGGCGGGCGAACGCGTCGGAGATCTCGGCCACGCCCGGATCGAGCGCGGTCGCGGCCGTGTTCCACTGCCGCGCGAAGCGCTCGGAGACCTCGGCGCACAGCAGTCGCAGCTCGGCCAGCTCGCCATCGTTGGGCGCGAACGCGCGCGGCCACGCGGGAGGGAAGCCGTACACCTCGTCGGCGACCGGGAGCGCGGAGGGATGCCCGAGCACCACGTCTGCGTAGTCGATGCCCGCCGTGTGCAGTGCGAGCCGGGCGCTGAAGGCGAGATGGTCGACGAGGATCGTGCCGGGACGCACGGCGTCGACGACCGCGAGCGTCGCCCGCGCCCGGTCGAGCGGCTGCCACATGAGGTCGGTCAGCCGCTCGCGTGCCTGGTACGTGAGAGTGGGGACCATCCCGCGCCGGGTGGCGTCGAAGAATCCCTCGAGGGATGCCGCCTCCGCGGCATCCTGTTCCTTGGTGCGCATCACGCCCGCGTTCGCACCGCGCCCGAGCGGCAGGTCGACGCGGTCGAAACCGAAATCGGCGACGATCGGTGCCGTGGCCGTGCCGGTGGCCACCACGACCCGTTCCCCCGCCTCCCGCCACGCCGTCGCCAGGGTCGCCAGCGGCAGCAGGTGGGAGGCGTAGTCGGGGCTGATGACCAGGAGTGTCATGCCGGCATCCTCGCCGCGCGGAGCAGCTCCGCCTCCTGCGCGACGACGGAGCCGTAGACCGGGGCGAGCGTCGCGGCCATCGCCTGGATCGTGAACCGCGCCGCGACCATCGCTCGCGCTCGCTCGGGACGGACCGCGTCGCCGTCGGCGGCGCGGTCCAGCGCGCCGGCCGTCGCCGCGGCGAGCCGGTCGCGGTCCCACGTGGCGGTGAGGAAGCCGGTGTCGCCGTCGGCGACGTACGTGGCCGGTCCGCCGCCGTCGGGGGCGACGACGACGAGTCCGGTCGCCAGCGCCTCCAGCACCGCGAGACCGAACTCCTCCTTGATGCTGGCGCACACGTACGCGCCGTCGGGGGCGGCCAGTCCCGGCATCCCGAACCGGGCCGCGGCGATCCACCGTGCGGCCACGTCGTTGGGGCGGTGGCCGGCGAGGATCAGCCCCCGCTCCTTCCGCTCGCCGGCGGGCACCACCCGGTCGATGAGGTCGAGCTGCGCGCGCTCGTCGACCGATGGCGTGTCCAGATCGCCGCCGATCACGAGGAGGTTCGCGCGATCGCGCAGGGGCGATGAGGCCCACGCGTCGACGAGCGTCGCCATGCCCTTCACCCGGTGCATGCGGCCGACGGTCACGAGCAGGGGGAGACCCCGGCGCTCCGGGGCGAGGTCCTCGAGCAGGCGCGCGAGTTCGCCGATCGCCCCGCTCAGCTGCGCGCGGGGCGTCGACGCCGCCCTGCGCGCGTCGTGTACGGCGTCGTCGATGACCGCGAGGTCGACGCCCTCGGCGACGACGGTGTGGCGTTCGCTGCGGCTCTCGATGTCGATGCCGACCAGCTCACGCATGTCCTGCGCGAGGTTCGGCCGGGGAAAGAGCACGGTGTGCGACGCCGACGCGGCGAGTGCCTGAACGAGTCGGGCGCGGAACCAGAAGTGGTCGCGCAGATCCGCTGCGCCGAAGTCCCCGCGCGTCAGGCTGCCGGCGCCTTCGAGCGAGCTGATCACGCTGTGCGGGTCGGGCGCGACGGTGAACACCGTGGGAATGCCGAGCTCGCGCGCCACGTCGGCGGCGGCGAGGCTGCCGACGTCGGCCATGCGCAGGTGGAGCACGTCCACCCCTCCCGCCGCGGTCAGTGCCCGACGGATGCCGCGCCGGGCCTGCACGCGCAGCGGCCACGCCGCGGCGGAGGCGACCGGTGTCGCGCCGAGCGGAACGTGCCCGTACACGTGACCCGACGGGCTGCCGGCCAACTGCAGCAGATCCTCGGCGCTCTGCGCGAGCGAGCCGCGGGACAGCGTGACGACCCGCTCGATCTGGCCGGCGGCGGGGGCGCTGAGGGCGTCGCCCAAGCGCACGAGGAGCGTGGCGATTCCCCCGTTGTCGCCGGCTCCCGCGGCCGACAGCGACGGATCGATGTCGGCATGGAGGAAGAGCTGGGCGACCGTGAGTCCCCGGCCGGGCATCCGCGCCGGAGGAACGGCCTCGAGGTCGACGAGCGCGAGCCGGGCGACCGCGGCGAGCCGGCCGTCGCCCGCGAGGATCGCCTCGAGGTCGTCGGCGACGCCCGCGGCGCCGCGGCGCTGCCCGAGAGCGGCGATCGCGGCCTCGCGCACCGCCTCCGGTTCGGTCGTGTCGCGAGCGAGCTCGCTCAGGCGCCGGGTGGCGATCGGCTGGCGGACGAGCCCGAGCGTCTCGACGAGCACGGCGCGCGGCGCGGCATCCATGATCCCGAGGAGGGCGGACTCGATCGCCACGGCGATCTCGACGCCCGCCGACCCCGACCACTTCTCGATCGTGTGCTGGGCGAGCATGCCGGTGAAGCCGCCGCCCGCGACCAGCCCCAGCAGTCGGCCGATCGCCTCGGGCCGGGGGAGGCTCTGGCCCAGTGCCCAGGCGGCGTGCTCGCGGATGTACGGTCGCGTGTCGGACAGGAGCGCGACGAGCCGGCTCACCGCCTCCGCGTCGTGCATCTCGGCCAGCGCGTGCACCGAGGCGATCGCGGCGATGTCGTCGGAGCCGGTCAGCCCGGCGGCCAGCACGCGCAGGGTGCGCACCCCCGGGTCGCGGCCGGCTTCGAAGGCGACGTCGTCGGCGGCGCGCAGGGCCTCGACGATCGTGGGCGCGTGGAGCACTCGGTCCATCGCGGTCTGCACGCCCATGGGCACTCCTCTCGGGGCGCGGTGCGCGCCCGCGCTGAGCACAGCGTAAGCGGGCGGAGGCGGTGGCCGCGCGGGGTTGACACGTGCCCCCGCGATGGTCCTGGCTGTGTGTGGAGAGCGGGCGCGTGGGAACAGACCCGTGGACGCGCTCGATCGAGGAACGGAGAGGGCATGACGGTGCTGGCGATCGGCGACATCGGTGTGGTGTCGGGGATGATGCACATCGGCGACGAGGCCATGTTCGAGGCGGCGCGCGACGAACTCGCGGCGCGAGCGGTCGGGATCATCGGGGTCTCGTCGGCGCCGGCGGAGTCCGCCGCCCGGTACGGCGTGCCGATGGTCGCGCGTCTCGGGTTCGCGGGACTCGACCGCTCGGCGGCCGAAGAGCGCACCCGCGTGCTGGTGGATGCCGCAGCCGGCCGCGTGCGGCTGGCCGACGACGATCCCGCCCGGGGCGTTCTCGCCGCGCT
This region includes:
- a CDS encoding glycosyltransferase codes for the protein MGVQTAMDRVLHAPTIVEALRAADDVAFEAGRDPGVRTLRVLAAGLTGSDDIAAIASVHALAEMHDAEAVSRLVALLSDTRPYIREHAAWALGQSLPRPEAIGRLLGLVAGGGFTGMLAQHTIEKWSGSAGVEIAVAIESALLGIMDAAPRAVLVETLGLVRQPIATRRLSELARDTTEPEAVREAAIAALGQRRGAAGVADDLEAILAGDGRLAAVARLALVDLEAVPPARMPGRGLTVAQLFLHADIDPSLSAAGAGDNGGIATLLVRLGDALSAPAAGQIERVVTLSRGSLAQSAEDLLQLAGSPSGHVYGHVPLGATPVASAAAWPLRVQARRGIRRALTAAGGVDVLHLRMADVGSLAAADVARELGIPTVFTVAPDPHSVISSLEGAGSLTRGDFGAADLRDHFWFRARLVQALAASASHTVLFPRPNLAQDMRELVGIDIESRSERHTVVAEGVDLAVIDDAVHDARRAASTPRAQLSGAIGELARLLEDLAPERRGLPLLVTVGRMHRVKGMATLVDAWASSPLRDRANLLVIGGDLDTPSVDERAQLDLIDRVVPAGERKERGLILAGHRPNDVAARWIAAARFGMPGLAAPDGAYVCASIKEEFGLAVLEALATGLVVVAPDGGGPATYVADGDTGFLTATWDRDRLAAATAGALDRAADGDAVRPERARAMVAARFTIQAMAATLAPVYGSVVAQEAELLRAARMPA
- a CDS encoding nucleotide disphospho-sugar-binding domain-containing protein → MTLLVISPDYASHLLPLATLATAWREAGERVVVATGTATAPIVADFGFDRVDLPLGRGANAGVMRTKEQDAAEAASLEGFFDATRRGMVPTLTYQARERLTDLMWQPLDRARATLAVVDAVRPGTILVDHLAFSARLALHTAGIDYADVVLGHPSALPVADEVYGFPPAWPRAFAPNDGELAELRLLCAEVSERFARQWNTAATALDPGVAEISDAFARHGDTVLYNYPALLAAGDGRSIPPHVFLGSTRRDEPLDAEVAEFLADDTPFVYVSFGSFLSVRDDVLARVAAAISRAGLRAAIATGSTAPAALGQIPDTWLVREFLPQVRLLGAASLAVTHGGNNSVTEAVGQGVPLLVLPFSTDQFAGAAAIERTGAGISLAPNTATVEELHEAVMTLADHFEAGRRLLAAEAAQQRSRPGPSLAYATLSSTPTPSAGPAGTLSPTS